The genomic segment GCTGCTGGCCCGGCGCGCTGCGCTGGTTGTGGGGGTTGACACTGGCCTTACTCATATTGCTGCTGCCTTTGAGCGCCCGACGATCGAGTTGTACTGCGATTCTCCTCGCTGGAAGACAGAAGGAAACTGGTCCTCGAAAATTATCAATTTGGGTGACGAGGGAACGCCGCCAGCCGTGAGCGCTGTCGCGCAGGCGATCGATATGTTATTGGTATGAATTTAGGTGTACGGATTGATTATTTTCGGACTACCGCCACCAAGTTCAGAGATGGTTGCGCATTTTGGGTAATCGTTATATCTGTGTCGTCAAAGTTGAATTGTTTCTTTACGCCTGCTGGCTGACGCTTTTTCTTCAAAGCATGTATCACATTCAATAATTTCATCCTTAGAAACCTTGGTACAAACGGCAGTGTAAATGGCAACGTTATCCATTTTATTTTTGCACAGCGGCTAAGCTCGATCTCAATCACATCTTTGCGTCCGCTCATGTGCAGAATGTCTACTTCCTGGAAAATAGGTTCCAGAGATTTTTTAAGTGAGCTTGTACTGTATTCACGAATGTGCCAGCGATTCCATGGAGCTTGCCACGGTAGTAGGCGTGTGCTGCGGTCCGGAGTTACCAGAATTAATTGTCCCCCGGGTTTAAGAACCCGGCGGATTTCCAAAAGATAGTGCGCGGTCTTTTGAATATGCTCGAAAACCTGGAATGAAAGCACCGTATCAAATGACTGATCTGGAAACGGCAGTCGACTATCTGGTGCGCAGCAATGGAAAGCGATGTTATACGCTGCATAGTGCTCTTGCGCATAGGCGATCGCATCTTCGGCCACATCAACTGCGTCAACATGAATGGCATTCCGGGATATTCGCGCAGAGCCGTAGCCGCTGCCGCAGCCGTAGTCCAGCACACGCTTATCTTTGGTAAATTTTTCAGCAAAATTGTAGGTGGCGATATGCATCGCGTAGATGACATAATCTTCGATCGAAGAGTCGTAGTGCTCAAGGATCATTCTTTCGCCGGTGGGTTCGAGATTCATGGTGTCGTATGCAAATAGAAATTAGATGAACTGCTTCGTACGTCGCGAAAATATGAGCATGAGATAAGCGAATAGAAAGCAAATACTGTCGCCCAATATGGTCACCAGGCGAAAGCCGACAATCACAAGAAGAGCGCTTGATCCGGGGTAGCTGGGAGTGAGCATACCGAGCATGAGCACTTCGCGGACGCCTAAGCCAGCAGGCGCACCCGGCGTGAAAAAACCGGCAACCCATGCCAGTGCAAAACTGGCCAGCAGCAACATAAAGTCGTGTTTCATTTCCGGTAGCAATACCGTCACCATGACAAAGATCCCTGCGCCAATCGTGACGTAATTCAAACTATAGGCACCAAATGCCTGAAACAATGTTGGTAGTCGTGGCAACATCCCTTCAAACGTAGAGTTGTTTGCCGGAGCTAGCCATTTTAACAAGCGCGGCGCCAAAGGGCGGTACAACAGCAACGTTAGAAGTAGTAAGCCGATTAGTACAGGTATAAAAACTGTTTGGTGCGCGGAGCTGAAGTTAGCCAGGCCAGCCTGTGAAAAAAAAGCACCTGTGGAGCCAACAATCAGTGCAGCGAGCAATGCGAGCAAGGTTTCTGAAAATACTGTTATAAAAAAGGGCCGTAATGTGATGCCGCGTGCCATTGACATTGCGGCGCGTCCGATGTGCTGTCCGACATTTCCTGGCAAATATTTGGCTATCTGGGTTACTCCCATGATCATTGATAATTCACGCCATGGACGAGCGTAGCCAATATCCGCGAGCATGCGTTTCCATGCCCAGGCACTTACCGGAATGATGGTGGCATAGAGCAGCGCCGCGATCACAATGCTGCCAAGTACCGGAGCTGTCAAATGTCGCGATATGTCTTTCATGGTCAACGTCTTGAACGTATATCCCATGAAAGCTACGATTGTCACCAAGCCTATCAACAAGCCTAGCGCACGATAGACCTTCTTCAGCATCGGCGTCTGGCTCTGACGACGTAGCCACTACCCAGGTCTTGGTTTATAAAGAGACTCTGTATGGCGGAAAATAGCCCAAGAGTCCATTTTCCTGGCAGAGAACGCAGCAAGGGATAAAGTGCCATATGCGGTTTGCGGTCAGTGCCGCTTCGATCATTATTTTGCTTGCGGTTGGCATCGTCGTTCTGTGCTTTATTATAAATGCGACGAGCATAGATAGGCGCGCTGATCCATTCGGTGAAGTTGGTTAATGGAAATCCATAGCACTCGAATACTTCCACTTCCAGACCGGAATTTTCTAACAACATAATGAATGAACTGCGTTCATAGCGCCTGAAATGTCCTGCCCATTTATCGCCGGCGCGCCACAATTTCATATGGGCTGGCACGGACAGCAATAAATGGCCATCGGGTTTTATCCACGATATCCACTGGGCTAACGCTTGCTGATCATGCTCTATATGCTCCAGTACGTCAAAAGCGCATAGCACGTCGAAACAATTCTTCCAGTCAGGATTGGGGGAGGCATGCAGCGGTATGTTTTGAGCAAATTTATGGATCATGGACGTCGACAACGCGCGTGCATCTGCGGACATTTCCAATGCTTCGCATTGGAAACCCTTTTGGGCCAATTCAACCAGCAGGGCCGCCGCGCCCGAGCCAATTTCAATTAGACTTCCTGTCGGGATCTTGTCCATCAGCCGGCGAATTCGCGCCCGCCTCATCAGATAACGGGGTGCCGGAACCCAACCAAGTTCAGGTATTGCCGGTCCAAGTACGGGATCAATCATCATGGTCAATCTTGAAATTTCGTTTACTGAGGAGCCATGCATGGAATTGCGCTCCGATAGCTGCCGCATCAATCTTTTTTGTTAAATCTGCATGGCAGCTTCCTTCTTTTCTGTTCATCACGATATCCGCTTGCTGTTGCACCATATCCGCTAGCGCTTGCGGGTTTCCTGCTGGTATTAGGGAAACGCAAGGCGGACAGTGTTGGAGCAATTCCCGGATAGCTGGTGAGTCGCGTGTAATCAATGGCTTTTGAGCTGCAATAATCTGAAACACCTTATTCGGAATAACGTTAGCCGCTTTCTCAGAAGTGCCAAAAATACCAAGACAGATATCTGCTTGCCGGATCCAGCTTATCAAATCCTGATAATCCGCCCATTCATGCCAATGTACGCGGGGCAATGGCTGTTCGGCCAGCATTGTCTGAATATGCGATGTTTCCTGCCCCTTACCGATCAGCATCCAATCGATCTCTTCGTGACTCAGCAAGCGAGCGGCTTCTATAATATGCTCGATTCCGTGCAAGGGAATAAACTGGCCATAGAACAGAATTCGCAATGATTCTTGAGACCGGGGAATTGGCGTTTGTGGAACGGGAAATTTCTCGGTTTCTGCACCGACCCACACGGTACCGCATTCACCATCGGGCAAATGAAATAGCGTTTCCAGTCTTGTGGCATGTACCTTTGTATCCATGAAAATTCCATCAGCAGCCCTGAGCGCAAGCCATTCAAGTCTCCAAAGAGCATGCGCAACAGGATGCCTGGCGCGAAACATTCGGCGATCATCGATCACCGTATCATAGGCAGAAATAAATACATCCCAGGCTACAGGCACGCGTCTCAGACGGGCGAAACAATGGATCACTAATATATCAAGCAAGCCCGGATAACTGATCAGGACCAGATCATGCGCAGGCAGATG from the Collimonas arenae genome contains:
- a CDS encoding lysylphosphatidylglycerol synthase domain-containing protein, which encodes MLKKVYRALGLLIGLVTIVAFMGYTFKTLTMKDISRHLTAPVLGSIVIAALLYATIIPVSAWAWKRMLADIGYARPWRELSMIMGVTQIAKYLPGNVGQHIGRAAMSMARGITLRPFFITVFSETLLALLAALIVGSTGAFFSQAGLANFSSAHQTVFIPVLIGLLLLTLLLYRPLAPRLLKWLAPANNSTFEGMLPRLPTLFQAFGAYSLNYVTIGAGIFVMVTVLLPEMKHDFMLLLASFALAWVAGFFTPGAPAGLGVREVLMLGMLTPSYPGSSALLVIVGFRLVTILGDSICFLFAYLMLIFSRRTKQFI
- a CDS encoding class I SAM-dependent methyltransferase, whose amino-acid sequence is MMIDPVLGPAIPELGWVPAPRYLMRRARIRRLMDKIPTGSLIEIGSGAAALLVELAQKGFQCEALEMSADARALSTSMIHKFAQNIPLHASPNPDWKNCFDVLCAFDVLEHIEHDQQALAQWISWIKPDGHLLLSVPAHMKLWRAGDKWAGHFRRYERSSFIMLLENSGLEVEVFECYGFPLTNFTEWISAPIYARRIYNKAQNDDANRKQNNDRSGTDRKPHMALYPLLRSLPGKWTLGLFSAIQSLFINQDLGSGYVVRARRRC
- a CDS encoding class I SAM-dependent methyltransferase, with the translated sequence MNLEPTGERMILEHYDSSIEDYVIYAMHIATYNFAEKFTKDKRVLDYGCGSGYGSARISRNAIHVDAVDVAEDAIAYAQEHYAAYNIAFHCCAPDSRLPFPDQSFDTVLSFQVFEHIQKTAHYLLEIRRVLKPGGQLILVTPDRSTRLLPWQAPWNRWHIREYSTSSLKKSLEPIFQEVDILHMSGRKDVIEIELSRCAKIKWITLPFTLPFVPRFLRMKLLNVIHALKKKRQPAGVKKQFNFDDTDITITQNAQPSLNLVAVVRK
- a CDS encoding glycosyltransferase; translated protein: MKIVLWGTYDTGKPRVRLLRDGIRKNGIELIECHANVWNGIEDKSQIKGIFGKFSMIARLLCSYPQLIWRYLHLPAHDLVLISYPGLLDILVIHCFARLRRVPVAWDVFISAYDTVIDDRRMFRARHPVAHALWRLEWLALRAADGIFMDTKVHATRLETLFHLPDGECGTVWVGAETEKFPVPQTPIPRSQESLRILFYGQFIPLHGIEHIIEAARLLSHEEIDWMLIGKGQETSHIQTMLAEQPLPRVHWHEWADYQDLISWIRQADICLGIFGTSEKAANVIPNKVFQIIAAQKPLITRDSPAIRELLQHCPPCVSLIPAGNPQALADMVQQQADIVMNRKEGSCHADLTKKIDAAAIGAQFHAWLLSKRNFKIDHDD